A window of Ooceraea biroi isolate clonal line C1 chromosome 9, Obir_v5.4, whole genome shotgun sequence genomic DNA:
aatatgtatgtcAACAAAAAACGCAGTCTATAGAAGCCGGATCTGCGTTTGTTTAAACCACAGTCACTACCCGTGagagataaaataaagaagtacTATCAAAAATTACTCTTTCGACTTATTATCATTGTGCCCTTGTATGCATTCTGCAATCTGAACGCAACGGACACAAAGTAAAGCAAAGAGagcaaaaataaatgaaagaaatcaATAATGCGcaacagaaaaagaaagaaaaaaaagaagaaagagaacggaACGAGAGAGATTGACAACTCGCACGGTCTGCTCAGATCTATAGATCCGACTCCTAAATGGTAATCGATCGGCACATTCGCTGCATACATGTAGTAAATATAACAGATACATGTATAGAAAGACACCTTTAACATACGCGCgcattcatataaaattttgctatCCGATAGCCGAAAACTCCGCACTCGCAGATCAATACACACACGCGATCCACAAGACACAGCCCATGCATTCGCATTACCGCGACACACAATTTCGCGTACGCAGTAGACATTCGCGGCACTTTGTCGTTTCTTACATCCAGAGACGAAAATGCCTGTAATCCTACATTAttgagaaagaaggaaacatCTTACCATATCGCTTATATGCGTATATAACAACCGAACGGAGAAACAGTTTTTATCCCCGCAATCGAGACACGACGTTTACTCGAGCATTGCATCGAATGCCTCGCGAATGGATAACGAATAGAGTTTTCCTTCCCTTATTCGCGTTTCCCTTGCGACgataaaaaaacgtttctaTGTAAATAATACTTCGTGCACGGTGAAAAGTCTTTGAGCGTCAGTGCGAATCACACCCTCTTAAGAATCGTCCAATGACGTAACGACTTCGTTCTTTTCCTCGCTtatcatgtatatatacatatatattaagaaataatttgtttcttaaaaaataccTATATCAATTGACCACAATGActttttttcccgttttttttACGTGCACACCGCATATACTGCCCATGGAGCTTACGGGGTATTGCAAATCTCTCAACATTCGTAACGCATGCTCAATTAGCAAATAGTACTAGAAATAACaacgatatatgtatatgctcATCTTAtccttaaaaataaataataacgcatATAGATATACCTTTcttttggaaaaaatatatatacataagttGAACACAGTAATTTCTTTGCTAGTCGAGTAACTTCGTGTGTATGTTAATTCGAAGTTActttaaagaatatatattcaacaaacagttaaaaacaaaaacgaagtAACACGAAATTCAGAAGGGTCATCGTCGTCCCCTATTCTCATGCAACGTCAAATAACGATTAGTAGCAAAAGCTTTTGTACCAGGCCAATTTAGTCTTCGCTTCTCATTTTCCATTTAAGTTTTACAcgcttatataataatttttttacatatagtatataaaaaagcTCTACACGATATACTATTAATCAGGTAATCATTGGAACACAAGCGGTAAATTGTTAAATCGatacgataaaatataaatgctcTTCATGCCGTGTATGTCATGTCGTTCGCATCACAGTTCACTCGTTCAGCATTCAGTGACGGCGGGATCAGTCGATATATTAATCGCCGTATAAGCCCCATAGGCAGATTGAGAGAAGTCGCGACACGAAATCAGACTGCAGCGATGAAATAAAGCTAGTAAGAACCCCTAAGACGACGCGGTGTGTGAGTTTCTAGTCCTACATATaaatcttgtttttctcgCTATCCACGTTTATCACAGTCCACGCATGACTCATTTTGTCTCTTAGTATTTGAAGTCCTAAACGCCAACAACTTTTTTTGAGCAATCCATCGGGTTGTTTAGATAAGAAACACCCAGCTAATCGATAAACATTTTCTGACTAGAACATCATAGAGCGCAAAAGACGAAATTTGGTCTGTTGCGAGTAAAGCGAAGATAACGCTTAGTCCAACTTACGCTGCTCGCACAATTCTTCCATCCCACTAGCTTTTCTGTTTTGCAACAGGcagataatatttcattagccAGAGAGTTCGAGACAGGGATAGATCTAACATTACTAACATATACTTAATAGTACTTACAACGTTGACAAGTAAGGTGTACCAGTATGATCTAATCGGTGTTTATCTTCGTTTTTCCAGCTGGAGACTGGTATATGTGGAGGCGGCAAGAAGCTTCTCAACGATTGTACAAGCTGTATAGTATCAACCAATGCTGCAACAAGAGAACAAACCACCTGACAATCTCGACAACTAGTAGTTTTATAGAAGATCACTCTGAATTTTACAACACGAATCTACGCAtatgttgaaaataataatcatctaAGATTGAACAAACTCTTATTACTTTTTTGCAAAGCCTCGGACTGCTTGCCGTATGGCTTGCACATTGCTGGCCGTACGCAGGATTTCATTCTTGCCATATTCTTCATTACCTCTGCAAATGCACGCACGATCTTTTCTTGACCTCCTACCGTAGCAAACAGTCATGCGTTAATGTCATCttgatatttcaaagataCACTTGAAAAGTACGAAAAGTAGTATTTATTACGTCTACATTGCGATACTTTTAATCACCTTCCGAATTCGCGGATGATGATCGAGAGCTTTTTTCACCTTCCAAAGGCCATGCGCCATTGTGCATTGCCAACAGATCCTTATTAGCATTCCCTAATCCTTGCAAGTTCCCTAAATTCAGTGCGCTGAGATTGTCCAAGTTATCCAGATTATTGCGTAGAAAATCCGTCAACTTGTGATCGGTGATCGGTATGTTAGGTATTAGAGATTCGTAGTGCTGCTTGCCGGATGACACTTTCTTCTCTTGCGATACAGGCCGATGCGGAATATTTAACGATGGACGGCTTGGAGGACGTTGAAGATTCATTTGGTTACTAGCACCTCTTATTTCCGGTAAATCTGCTGCGGAGCCTCCTCCCATATGCGTATTCGGATTAGCACCGCTCAATGTCTGAACGTCGAACAAGATACAAATCACTTAACGGACTCAGTTTACGTAGTATCGGGCAAACATCGCACAAAATATTGTACGAAAACGTTGCTTACCGCCTGGAAATCAGTGCTGTGCGGAAAACCGGTACGCAAGAGGGACGCGGTAGCTTCATTCTCCTGGATGTAAGTGGGTGCCATGTGGCCCATCTTCTGAGTAAGTTCCAACTGATTTTTGTAATAACGGCAAGCAGGATTTGGACAATTCTGTACGACTTCTATGATAAACTCTTTCTCCATTCCGAAGCACTCCCTCCCAATGGTATAAGACTCCATGACTGCTCTGACTGTACCCTCTAGGCCCAAATGCAAGCCGTGTGGCCCATTCATGTGTTTCAACATCACGGCGTTGGCAAAATGCTCATAAGGAAGTATTATTTTTCCGTTCTCACGAAGAACTAATCTTCCTTGTGAATCTAGTGCAACTCTAGATGCTATCATCCTATAAGTGAATTGAATGCgataagtattttatataaacgttatgtttaatttcaaaatatttgcgaATTCTTACTGTACGTAAGCAGCACTTGGCATCATAGAGGCATCCTTGAATTCTGAAAAACATTGTAACAGTTCGATACTGGGATTCCAACTTTTACTTTGCAAATAAGCCTGTAACAGCATGTACATCTTCTCCGTGACGTAACCAGCGCTGCTTGGTGTAGCAGGATAGCCTGAGCCTCCACCGCTGGACCCATTTCTGTTTGCATACCTTTGGCAACAATGTTCTTCATAGTTTCTGCCAGATCCATTCTGCGTACAAATAATATACGTGAACGTTCCAAAATAATCCGTTTACGAAGAAACGTGAATCTTATGATAACGTGACGATTTATATCGAGATTTATAAAGAGTGATCGAGTCCGcggtgaataaaataaataaaataaataatatatcaaaaacgATGTTCACGACGAAAGCAACCTCTGTCATCTCGTCATCTCGCGTGAAAACTCCGCGACAACGCGAATCAGCCATGACAGGACCAGGTGGTGAACATCGAGCATCACCGAACATCACCGAGCATATCCTCGGCGCGCAGATTCTCGCTGTGCGCCAAGTTGTGTCACCGTGGAGCCCGCCATTCATGCCGCTCGTCGAGATTACGAAATGCGCGACACGGTGCTCGGCGACGAGAGCGGGTAGCGTTCGAGCGAGCCGTTTCCCAGCATCGTCGGGGCAGCGGCGGCTCGTCGGACGCTCGCCGTCATCCCCGTTCCGAGCATACGCGCCTCTCGGCACGGCCATTGTTATCGCCCGACGAGCGAGCTGGCGGAACCGATAAAAAAGTGCTCGGTCGCGAGCGTGCGAGCCACCGCCCCCCTTCCGCAACGATAACACGCGGGGGGGAACCGCCAAACGTGCTCTCGGACGTGCACTCACCCCGCGCCGCGACCACGCTGATGCACTCCACTACGGCGAAGCCGGATACCTCCGAAAGCCCGTTCGTCACTGTTAATCACCGCTGCACGGCATTACCTAATTAATTATAGCTTCAGATCACATTTGCAAATAACATAAATCGCGATAATTATTTCCGCAAGGATCGCTTGCACGGTCCGCCGCCAGGGGCGCACCGCGGCGTTCCTACGCGCTTTTCGGccgtgtgcgtatgtgtgcgcgcacgTACATGGCGTGCGGGTACGCGCACGTGTGCACGTGTGTcgcgcgtacacacgtacGAGCGACCCCGGCTGCGCTTACGCGACGCCACTTTGCGCATTTATCAATATTACTTTTTGCAATTGATATATCACGTCGCTCCGAGCAAGCCCGGCTCGGCGCGGCGCATGACGAATTAGATCCGGCGCGCCGAACGCCGCCACGTCTCCCACTGCGCACGTGCCGCGACTACGTGtaaaaatcgcgcgcgattgtcGAATTCGCGCGAATTGCTTCCtaatctgaaaataaaagtCTGACTAATCGACTCCCacagaattatttacaaatgATTTACAAATGAAAAGTCTGTCCTATTCGCCGTTAATtgtgttacttgaaaataACTTCGCCTAACCTATATCATTCATTTACTCTACAATAAATTTCGATCCATGTGAGTTATGCTACTAAAAAGTAAACTTTGTCGAACCTATTGTTCAATTATACgaaaaagtttattacatgctgctaaattgtattatttaaaaataaacctACGTTTCATATATCATCGGATTATACTACTGCCGAATTTTTTGGACAAAAacagtggaggctcgtagcggtTCTTTTTAGAACTACTTTTTTTGGAACTATCAAGCTCCTATATAGTTTTCTCCGCTAATAGGCTAAattctgttatatatatatatatataaaataagttgTAGAATTTTTCGAAGGTTATTCCAAAAAATTAACTCCCGGAAGATCCGCTACCGACCTTCCATTGCTCTCgcctgaaaaataaaagtagtaGTACAACCCAATAACGGATCggacaattttttctttcccttttcttACATTTCTAAGTAGCATGTTTTCGATAATAAGTAAGAACGATTTAAGTTTTGGATAGTACAATTTAACGACAAGAAAAGCTTTTGGTTTGTAAGTAATACAGTTGAATAGCGAATTACAATTGCAATTCAATCTTCAAGTAATATGACTCAACAAAAACCAGTAAAggcttttataattttaatactttcaGGTGTTACGACTCGACGATATCGGTCTTAAAATAACGTTCagcaagagaaaataaaagagcgGAAGAGAAATTCAGATTACGTTACTGGAGTAAGGCAACCTCTTTACACTTCGCGTAGGTGCACTCCGTTTTGGTCAACGTAAAATCTAGAGTGTGCGCTGCTGTATATACTGTGCCTGTATGGTGTAAACATGGCCTCGCGGTATAGTGGTGTTCAGCGAGTTTTAGCGAAATTGGAGGCGTCGATAAACTCAGGAAATTATTATGAGGCCCATCAGATGTACAGAACGATATATTTTAGGTGAGCCAGCTGACCCGACGCACCATCAAAGTGCTCCTCCGTTCGCACGTTCCTCGCCCTGCCCGTCTAACCTTCTCCGCTTACAGATACCTCCGCCAGAAAAAACATTCGGAGCTCCTGGAATTGCTGTACAGAGGATCAATGCTACTGCTACAGCACGAACAGGTACGCAAACTGTTCGGGCTTGGGTTTCGGATTCGTTAAAATATTCTTGCTGAGAAATTCGTACTCAAAATTGACATTGGGTCTTTCAATGCGTTCGAGCACATGTAGACCtatgataattatgataattacaaTGAACAATCAAAGTGTGACAGCTATAGCTAATACGAGCGCAGCAACGAACTTTGATGTTTGTCAATCTTACACATGTCGCCATCtgtttattgcatttattgtAGCATGCGAGTGGAGCCGACctaggaatattatttatcaatgttTTAACACGTGGCACTGAACGTACACAAAGTTTCTTTGAGAAAATCACAAGCTTGTTCAGCTTAATGAGCCCGATATCTCCAGAAAGAGAAGTATTTGTGCAATCAGCACTCAAGTGGAGTATAATAGGTACAGATTACAAAACTGGTCATCCAGATTTGCACCAGATGATAGCTCAAGTGTTTTGGAGAGGTAATTGCTCGAGGCAAAACATTAGTGGCAGACATATATCTTACTCTGcatatacgttatatataataaacttacTTTTTGATcagaaaagaattatataatggcAAGGCAACACTTTATACATAGTAGAGACGGTTCTGGATGCGCAGCTATGTTGGTCGAACTTCACGAGCAACGTGGATACATGAATGAAATAGATCTCTTTATAACTCAAGCAGTTTTACAGTAagcatattttttctatttttatgccAGTTTTATACTATCCATCTTAACAATACacaattgcaaaatgatatgcaAGAAGAAAACTGaacataacatataaaattgaagaaataacattatttacaatttttgaatggatatttttaatctgtgtatataaatgtagAATTACGATTGCATGATGCTACGTATAAGACATTGTTACGCGTCAAATTAATTGAGTCAATAAAAAGCAGAGATAATAGATACAAGTACTTTTGTTTCCAGATATCTTTGTCTACACAATAAAGCAACGGCGCAAGAAGCATTCAATTCTTACACTTCAAGACATccaaagataaataatagtGGACCGCCATATCTTCTTCCTCTATTAAACTTCTTGTTTTTCTTACTTAAAACAATCGACAGGTATGCCATATTCTATATTCGCGAGGTACGCCGATCTGATCGTGCATCATTCCATCTGCTTTCTGCTCTGGTATTTTACAGTGGTAAACTAGCGGTGTTCACAGTCCTCTGTGAACAGTATCAGATAGCCTTAAACAGGGATCCATGTTATAGACAGTACTTAGACAAAATAGGCCAactctttttcaatattccgCCACCACGTCCGCACAATCAAGGACTGTTCGGCTCGATTTTGCAATCCTTTATCAATGGCCTGGAGGATGACGACTCGGATGACGAACAACGAAATGCCGCTTCGACTTCGCATGCCGCGCAAGAACTTGATTGATTAAAGGTGAGACAGTACTGTGCAATACGATACTGAATATATggaacttttatatatatcatttctcGACCCAAATACTTTCACTGCACCTGTACTGTCCGAGAGTTTGAGAAATAGCAAAACATTTGCAATGGAAAAGTCAATAAATTATGATGTGCACATGCAATCTGAGAAATCTCTGAGGTATGAAAGTATGTGGGACGACTTCTTATGGGAATTTATCAAAGTTGTAAGTCACCTACACTGAATTCAGAATAGTACATAGACACGCtggttattttatacatatctatgattaaaatttcttttaattaagtcAGACTTACAATAAAGCGATACATATATCTTTGCATAAAACTTTAGAAGACAATATTGTCCACAATGAGATCATTCAATGGCAAGTAAAAGAACTTCATTGAATTAGATATTACATTTCAGGATATAAGAAAGAATAGGGTCTCAACTTTTTGGTAAAAGACTCGACTTTTTGTGAAATTCACGTATCGTCACTTTGTACATGCTGTTATGAATTCAGCAATTATATACTTAGACTTTGAATAAAATCCTTGCCATCAGCTACAACCTGTATACCATGCATATAATCGCATTAATGTATACCCGCGTGTAATTGCTCTGGATCggagatttattttatataaactaaaACACGTGTGACAAATAAATATGACGTAATTATAGCTTCCGAAAAAAAGAATGCTTAATTGCTTGTTGCTGAGGCTTCgaggaaataaattatacgtcGGGGCAACaagcaatatatttatttatcggaTTCTATATTGTTatggataaaattatttgaagtTCTAGACAAAAGCAAACGtatatatttagttaaataaaatgaccATTATGCTGTATCAACAGAAAAAGTTTTACagctttatatttaataaaactaagATAATATTGCTGCGCgcgtattaaaaaagaaatggaagCATAAACattcaattaataaatctagctttgtaacaaatatatatcctTCTAGAAACACATGTAAGTACATTGAGTATCCTCTAATTTTGTAAGTATTATCTGTTactttatcagaattatttgagatgatactattattatatcaatatgtGATAACACTGTCATTAATACTTATAATCGTTGtatagcaatttaaaaaatttatagttcTGAATTATAGCTTGGAAACTAgaattctaattttttataaagatcaaataattatgtatattaatttaataaaaattgatattgtacatttgatattaattagaaTAACTTTCCTCtcaaaagtggatactctgtACATGAACATCAAATTGGTCAAGATTATATGGGAATGcaagaaattgatattttaaacGATTAATTCAgaaatcttatatttatataaatcacttgaaaaaatatataacgaatAATAGAAAATGATACATTACTTTACTAGCAGCTCCTCTTTCTGTACCtgacagaaatatttaatttaataattgtacatatatgtgtgaGTGAAATATGCAGATACGTTTATCTTGTTGTTCTAATTGTTAAAGCAATATTTGTTTCACAATATAGCCGATTATCGACACTCGCGTCATTTACTTTTAAATCGTGTTGCACATAGTTATTTGCcaagagatattttttaattcaatatatttacgCGATTGCatattatctaaaaatatttatttgttcgtAGAgcaaataacgataataaattgatataaaacttGTGCAATGTTTTTGCAGATCCAAAGTCTATAttatctaattaataatacaaatatctatataaaatcacaaattaataacaataattgaaATGTTAAATGCTATACTGAGAGCATTGCGAAACGCatttggaaaatttatgtgaagcgaatttattacaaagtacTGTCGCAATATCAATATATCTCGTAACCAGGAATTGAAAACTGCCTCGAGAAAACTTCCACTTCCTTCTTCAAAGCTGCAACCTTTGCTTGAATGTTCTTGTCTGTGGTTAATACTTTCTTGAAGTCTACCAGCTTCGGTCCGGAGATTGCGCTCACTTCTTTAGAGAGTTTCAATCCTGTcacaaaataatacaaaatccATTAGAACGATTTTGACATATGCAACTCgacatatacatttaaattacAACTTTTGACTCATTGGCGCTCGATAACTATTATTCAAGATCCTCTTCGAAAATATGGCGATTAATCGGATTCGTATCTAGAGAGCAATTATTAAGATATTGCTCGTGATTTGgcgaaatcgaaatcattgagCACCGACGAGTCGTCGTGAAATTCAACGCTACCTTTGTCTATAAAGTCCACGACTTTGTCGATGTCCTTCTCGACTAAACCACGAGTAGTGAGCGCGGGAGTTCCTAATCTAATGCCACTAGGATTCAACGCGCTCTTATCACCGGGAACAGTGTTCTTATTACAGGCGATAGAGATTTCCTCTAGAATTCTTTCTGCCTTGGAGCCGGTGATGCCCGAGGACCGTAGGTCTACCAGCAGCATGTGAACGTCCGTGCCATTGGTACTGATCTTGTAACCCCGCTCCTGTAGACCCGCGCACAATCTCTTCGCGTTAGCCACCACTTGCTTCTGATAAGCGACGAATTCCGGTGATTTAACTTGTTTCATGGTAGTGGCTATAGCGGCGATCGCGTGATTATGAGGTCCTCCTTGAAGACCCGGGAATACCGCTTGATTGATCTTATCCTCTATATCGTACATTATCTTTTTGCCATCCTTTGTCTCGCTTCGGACACCCTTTCGAAAGAAAATGACACCAGCACGAGGTCCTCTAAAATTAGACAAAGAAATATCTCTTATCCGTTACTTCAGTCGCTGTAATAAACATTGCATATagataattatacaaaattattttgataaaggataaaaatttattagaagataaagacagagaaagagtgTAAATACTGCACCGTAAAGTCTTGTGCGTAGTTGTCGACACAACGTCGCTATACTCAAAAGGACTGGGAATTATCCCAGCAGCGACCAGTCCAGACACGTGAGCCATGTCACTAAAGAGGTAGGCGTTATTCTCATCCGCGATCTCACGGAAACGTTTGTAGTCCAGGCATCTACTGTAGCAGGATACTCCAGCGATGATGACTTTCGGCTTGAACAGTCTCGCTTGCTTCGCGGCCTCGTCATAATCGATCAGACCGCTCTCGGGATCGACTTTGTACGGCATCGATTCAAAGAAGATGGACGTAGCGGAAATCTTCTTGGTCGCCGTGAAGAAACCTGCAGCGCGCACGTGAAATTTATCACGGAACAGTTCTCGGATCACGTAACGTAGTTTGGCCAATTTCCTCGTATTTACCGTGAGTGAGATGGCCGCCATCGGGCAAGTCTAGACCCATTATGCGCCCGTGAGGTCCCAACAGGCCCGTGTACACCGCGAAATTCGCCGGGCTGCCGGAATAAGGCTGTACATTGCAGCCCCATTCCTCGGGATTCAGACTGAAGGCTTCCAAGGCACGCTTCTGCGTCAGTAACTCGATCTCGTCGATGTACTCGTTTCCACCGTAATACCTGCAAGATGTAACGATGGAACAAGCTCGACTCTAAGCGACAGGAAGAGAATGTggtataaaaaagtaattgcggTAAGCTCACCTTTGACCAGGCAGTCCTTCGCTGTACTTGTTGTGTAGACACGAACTCAAACACTGCAGCACACTGAGAGACGTAAAATTCTCACTGGCGATCAACTCCAGCCCGGACTGCTGTCgattcttctccttcttcatcAAGTCGAAAAGCTCGCTATCGGTATCCCAGATGTTTTTATTCAGTAATCCTGCCATGTTCTGTCAAGAAACATAAAGATTTGTCATTTTTGTCgcctataattttaattttaattaatcttattagATTAAATACTATTTACTgaataacaatttaatatttacattaatataattatgttaatatttacttaattttatataattacactattttttacatttataatagaCAGTTATAAACCAActattaattgaataaaaataatgattagtTTGTTAACTCTTTTCCTATCTGCATTTTGTATTTGACATTACCTTATAAATCTATAGAAATAAATCGTACTGTACAATTGAATTTCACTGCGTCACGCGTTGAATCTCGTAAGCCGCAAAGCGAACGTGCTACCTCGATTAAGACTTGATGTCATATAAGACGTATCACATTAATGAATTGACACATGCCTCACGAAAGTTCACAATCTACCGATAACCCCACGCGTGGTGTAACGAATACGataaacatatttatgtaCAGCTGCATGTTTCAGAATATGCTGATCAACGACATATCTCCTTTTAGCATTACAGAtagtgaataaataaatcttggCGATGATAAACGAAGACAAATAGAacgatttataatacattgaaC
This region includes:
- the LOC105279572 gene encoding uncharacterized protein LOC105279572 isoform X2 produces the protein MNGGLHGDTTWRTARICAPRICSVMFGDARCSPPGPVMADSRCRGVFTRDDEMTENGSGRNYEEHCCQRYANRNGSSGGGSGYPATPSSAGYVTEKMYMLLQAYLQSKSWNPSIELLQCFSEFKDASMMPSAAYVQMIASRVALDSQGRLVLRENGKIILPYEHFANAVMLKHMNGPHGLHLGLEGTVRAVMESYTIGRECFGMEKEFIIEVVQNCPNPACRYYKNQLELTQKMGHMAPTYIQENEATASLLRTGFPHSTDFQATLSGANPNTHMGGGSAADLPEIRGASNQMNLQRPPSRPSLNIPHRPVSQEKKVSSGKQHYESLIPNIPITDHKLTDFLRNNLDNLDNLSALNLGNLQGLGNANKDLLAMHNGAWPLEGGQEKIVRAFAEVMKNMARMKSCVRPAMCKPYGKQSEALQKTLVDTIQLVQSLRSFLPPPHIPVSSWKNEDKHRLDHTGTPYLSTLKASGMEELCEQRKLD
- the LOC105279521 gene encoding serine hydroxymethyltransferase, cytosolic isoform X2, whose amino-acid sequence is MAGLLNKNIWDTDSELFDLMKKEKNRQQSGLELIASENFTSLSVLQCLSSCLHNKYSEGLPGQRYYGGNEYIDEIELLTQKRALEAFSLNPEEWGCNVQPYSGSPANFAVYTGLLGPHGRIMGLDLPDGGHLTHGFFTATKKISATSIFFESMPYKVDPESGLIDYDEAAKQARLFKPKVIIAGVSCYSRCLDYKRFREIADENNAYLFSDMAHVSGLVAAGIIPSPFEYSDVVSTTTHKTLRGPRAGVIFFRKGVRSETKDGKKIMYDIEDKINQAVFPGLQGGPHNHAIAAIATTMKQVKSPEFVAYQKQVVANAKRLCAGLQERGYKISTNGTDVHMLLVDLRSSGITGSKAERILEEISIACNKNTVPGDKSALNPSGIRLGTPALTTRGLVEKDIDKVVDFIDKGLKLSKEVSAISGPKLVDFKKVLTTDKNIQAKVAALKKEVEVFSRQFSIPGYEIY
- the LOC105279522 gene encoding Golgi to ER traffic protein 4 homolog; amino-acid sequence: MASRYSGVQRVLAKLEASINSGNYYEAHQMYRTIYFRYLRQKKHSELLELLYRGSMLLLQHEQHASGADLGILFINVLTRGTERTQSFFEKITSLFSLMSPISPEREVFVQSALKWSIIGTDYKTGHPDLHQMIAQVFWREKNYIMARQHFIHSRDGSGCAAMLVELHEQRGYMNEIDLFITQAVLQYLCLHNKATAQEAFNSYTSRHPKINNSGPPYLLPLLNFLFFLLKTIDSGKLAVFTVLCEQYQIALNRDPCYRQYLDKIGQLFFNIPPPRPHNQGLFGSILQSFINGLEDDDSDDEQRNAASTSHAAQELD
- the LOC105279572 gene encoding uncharacterized protein LOC105279572 isoform X3; translation: MYMLLQAYLQSKSWNPSIELLQCFSEFKDASMMPSAAYVQMIASRVALDSQGRLVLRENGKIILPYEHFANAVMLKHMNGPHGLHLGLEGTVRAVMESYTIGRECFGMEKEFIIEVVQNCPNPACRYYKNQLELTQKMGHMAPTYIQENEATASLLRTGFPHSTDFQATLSGANPNTHMGGGSAADLPEIRGASNQMNLQRPPSRPSLNIPHRPVSQEKKVSSGKQHYESLIPNIPITDHKLTDFLRNNLDNLDNLSALNLGNLQGLGNANKDLLAMHNGAWPLEGEKSSRSSSANSEGGQEKIVRAFAEVMKNMARMKSCVRPAMCKPYGKQSEALQKTLVDTIQLVQSLRSFLPPPHIPVSSWKNEDKHRLDHTGTPYLSTLKASGMEELCEQRKLD
- the LOC105279521 gene encoding serine hydroxymethyltransferase, cytosolic isoform X1, producing the protein MARNWTNLNRRGFQLVENLLQARCHHVKNFADRVPAVRSTLQQRSLFLSSTRRLPERNMAGLLNKNIWDTDSELFDLMKKEKNRQQSGLELIASENFTSLSVLQCLSSCLHNKYSEGLPGQRYYGGNEYIDEIELLTQKRALEAFSLNPEEWGCNVQPYSGSPANFAVYTGLLGPHGRIMGLDLPDGGHLTHGFFTATKKISATSIFFESMPYKVDPESGLIDYDEAAKQARLFKPKVIIAGVSCYSRCLDYKRFREIADENNAYLFSDMAHVSGLVAAGIIPSPFEYSDVVSTTTHKTLRGPRAGVIFFRKGVRSETKDGKKIMYDIEDKINQAVFPGLQGGPHNHAIAAIATTMKQVKSPEFVAYQKQVVANAKRLCAGLQERGYKISTNGTDVHMLLVDLRSSGITGSKAERILEEISIACNKNTVPGDKSALNPSGIRLGTPALTTRGLVEKDIDKVVDFIDKGLKLSKEVSAISGPKLVDFKKVLTTDKNIQAKVAALKKEVEVFSRQFSIPGYEIY
- the LOC105279572 gene encoding uncharacterized protein LOC105279572 isoform X1; its protein translation is MNGGLHGDTTWRTARICAPRICSVMFGDARCSPPGPVMADSRCRGVFTRDDEMTENGSGRNYEEHCCQRYANRNGSSGGGSGYPATPSSAGYVTEKMYMLLQAYLQSKSWNPSIELLQCFSEFKDASMMPSAAYVQMIASRVALDSQGRLVLRENGKIILPYEHFANAVMLKHMNGPHGLHLGLEGTVRAVMESYTIGRECFGMEKEFIIEVVQNCPNPACRYYKNQLELTQKMGHMAPTYIQENEATASLLRTGFPHSTDFQATLSGANPNTHMGGGSAADLPEIRGASNQMNLQRPPSRPSLNIPHRPVSQEKKVSSGKQHYESLIPNIPITDHKLTDFLRNNLDNLDNLSALNLGNLQGLGNANKDLLAMHNGAWPLEGEKSSRSSSANSEGGQEKIVRAFAEVMKNMARMKSCVRPAMCKPYGKQSEALQKTLVDTIQLVQSLRSFLPPPHIPVSSWKNEDKHRLDHTGTPYLSTLKASGMEELCEQRKLD